The Xylanibacillus composti genome has a segment encoding these proteins:
- a CDS encoding bifunctional metallophosphatase/5'-nucleotidase gives MPDDEHLHLTILATSDIHGSVYPTDYRSDAEQNVGLAKLAAAIRRERQLDPDLLLIDNGDLLQGTPLATYCAKHNREQIHPVIRALNHLQYDAAVVGNHEFNFGQALLRQAIRDSRFPWLAANIIDSKTGDPAFGPPYIIREVHSVKIAIVGLTTHFVPNWEQPKHIAGLHFENSLQALKRWADHIRSMEQPDVLIAAYHGGFECDLDTGVQLESATGENQGFAMLESVEGIDVMITGHQHRLIAGVWNDTAIIQPGCFGQALGKVRLKLRRSGNGWQLEERQAELIAVEGEADPQILALCREDEEQTQAWLDQPLGRTEGDLRIRDPFRARLAKHPFAELLNRIQMEASGVRISCTAFMHHEAPGFSERITMREVLANYPFANTLKVLRLSGEDIRQALERSASYFTLDADGRPAVHPSFLAPKPQHYNYDMWEGIEYELDVRRPIGQRVVKLLAAGGLPLQSDDSYDVVMNHYRASGGGGFAMFQGKPVIREIQTDMTELIAAYLAKHPVISASCSHNWRVVIHSGREQ, from the coding sequence GTGCCTGATGACGAACACCTGCACCTTACGATTTTGGCAACAAGCGACATTCACGGCAGCGTTTATCCCACAGACTATCGCAGCGATGCCGAGCAGAACGTCGGATTGGCCAAGCTGGCTGCAGCCATCCGCCGTGAACGGCAGCTTGACCCTGATCTTCTTCTGATTGACAATGGGGATCTTCTGCAAGGCACGCCTTTAGCCACTTACTGCGCCAAGCACAATCGCGAGCAGATCCATCCGGTCATCCGCGCCCTGAATCATTTGCAATACGATGCGGCTGTCGTAGGCAATCACGAGTTTAATTTTGGACAAGCATTGCTGCGCCAAGCCATACGGGATTCCCGCTTTCCTTGGCTCGCAGCGAATATTATAGATTCCAAGACCGGAGATCCCGCCTTCGGCCCCCCCTATATCATCCGAGAGGTTCATTCTGTCAAAATTGCGATAGTCGGCCTCACCACACACTTTGTTCCGAATTGGGAGCAGCCGAAACACATTGCGGGCCTTCACTTCGAGAACAGTCTACAGGCGTTAAAGCGATGGGCGGATCATATTCGCAGCATGGAACAGCCGGATGTGCTCATTGCCGCCTATCATGGCGGATTTGAATGTGATTTGGACACCGGGGTGCAGCTCGAATCAGCAACGGGCGAAAATCAAGGCTTCGCCATGCTCGAGAGCGTCGAGGGCATTGATGTGATGATTACAGGCCATCAGCACCGGCTCATCGCCGGGGTCTGGAACGATACAGCCATCATTCAACCCGGCTGCTTCGGACAGGCTTTAGGCAAGGTTCGCCTGAAGCTGCGCCGTTCCGGCAATGGCTGGCAGCTCGAAGAACGGCAGGCTGAGCTGATCGCTGTTGAAGGCGAAGCGGATCCGCAAATCCTGGCATTGTGCCGCGAGGATGAGGAGCAAACACAAGCTTGGCTGGACCAGCCTCTCGGCAGAACAGAAGGAGATCTGCGCATTCGTGATCCGTTTCGGGCAAGGCTGGCGAAGCACCCATTCGCGGAGCTGCTTAACCGGATACAGATGGAAGCCTCCGGGGTCCGCATCTCCTGCACTGCGTTCATGCATCACGAAGCCCCCGGCTTCAGTGAACGAATCACGATGAGGGAAGTGCTGGCGAACTATCCGTTCGCCAACACCCTCAAGGTGCTGCGGCTTTCCGGAGAGGACATCCGGCAGGCGCTGGAACGAAGCGCCTCCTATTTCACCTTGGATGCCGACGGCAGACCTGCAGTCCATCCATCCTTCCTTGCCCCCAAGCCTCAGCATTACAATTATGATATGTGGGAAGGGATTGAGTACGAATTGGATGTGCGCCGGCCGATTGGCCAGCGGGTCGTGAAGCTGCTTGCAGCAGGCGGGCTTCCGCTTCAATCCGACGACTCTTATGATGTCGTAATGAACCATTATCGGGCAAGCGGCGGCGGCGGATTTGCGATGTTCCAGGGAAAGCCCGTTATACGGGAAATCCAAACAGACATGACCGAGCTAATCGCTGCCTATTTGGCCAAGCACCCCGTCATCTCTGCCTCCTGCAGCCACAATTGGCGCGTTGTCATTCATAGCGGCCGCGAGCAATGA
- a CDS encoding phosphate/phosphite/phosphonate ABC transporter substrate-binding protein: MFKKVSKLAIPLALTAAIISGCGSNNAAGTEGAQAAGGYVPEQLTVQFVPSQNADTLEAKAKPLERLLQDQLGIPVKVSVSTDYNTIIEAMDSKQVDVGFLPPTAYVLAKEKGAAEVILQAQRFGVQDDTGAPTDELVDFYKSMIIVKKDSDIQSVEDLKGRKIAYQNVTSSAGYVWPAGKLMEAGLDPLSDVEAITAKGHDQGVIAVLNGDVDAAAIFQDARNVVMNDYPNVFEETRVLTFTEPIPNDTIAVRSDMDAEWVTKIQDAFIAIGQDEEGRAIVRDIYSHEGYAKSEDSIFDIVREYSEKVRTE, encoded by the coding sequence ATGTTCAAAAAAGTTAGCAAATTGGCCATCCCGCTGGCACTGACAGCGGCAATCATCAGCGGCTGCGGAAGCAATAACGCGGCTGGCACGGAAGGAGCGCAGGCAGCAGGCGGCTATGTGCCGGAGCAGCTGACTGTGCAGTTTGTTCCATCGCAAAATGCGGATACATTGGAAGCCAAAGCCAAGCCTCTGGAGCGACTGCTGCAGGATCAACTCGGCATTCCGGTGAAGGTCAGCGTATCGACAGACTACAATACCATCATCGAAGCGATGGATTCGAAGCAAGTGGACGTTGGCTTCCTGCCGCCGACTGCTTATGTGCTGGCAAAGGAAAAAGGCGCGGCAGAAGTCATCCTCCAAGCTCAGCGATTTGGCGTGCAGGACGATACGGGCGCTCCAACCGATGAACTGGTAGATTTCTACAAGTCCATGATCATTGTAAAGAAAGACTCTGATATTCAATCGGTCGAGGATTTGAAGGGCAGAAAGATCGCTTATCAGAACGTTACCTCTTCCGCAGGTTATGTATGGCCGGCCGGAAAGCTGATGGAAGCGGGACTTGATCCGTTGAGTGACGTGGAAGCGATCACTGCGAAAGGACACGATCAAGGGGTTATCGCTGTGCTGAACGGGGACGTGGATGCTGCCGCGATCTTCCAGGATGCCCGTAATGTTGTCATGAACGATTATCCGAATGTCTTCGAGGAAACGAGAGTCCTGACCTTCACAGAGCCGATTCCGAATGACACCATCGCCGTTCGCTCCGATATGGATGCGGAATGGGTGACCAAAATTCAGGACGCCTTCATCGCAATTGGACAGGATGAGGAAGGCCGTGCGATTGTCCGGGATATATACTCTCACGAGGGCTATGCCAAGTCGGAGGACAGCATATTTGATATTGTCCGCGAGTACAGCGAAAAAGTAAGAACCGAGTAA
- the phnC gene encoding phosphonate ABC transporter ATP-binding protein — protein MIELRNVSKVYPNGTKGLNDINLRIEKGEFVAIVGLSGAGKSTLLRSINRLHEISEGEIWIDGQSITKAKGAQLRQIRRGIGMIFQSFNLVKRSSVLRNVLAGRVGYHSTLRTILGLFPEKDVDLAFRALDRVNIVEKAYSRADELSGGQQQRVAIARVLAQEANIILADEPVASLDPLTTKQVMDDLKKINQELGITTIVNLHFVDLAREYATRVIGLRAGEVVFDGPVEEATDERFSEIYGRPLQADELLGEMAI, from the coding sequence GTGATTGAACTGAGAAATGTATCCAAAGTGTATCCGAACGGCACCAAAGGGCTGAATGACATTAATTTGCGTATCGAAAAAGGCGAATTTGTAGCCATTGTCGGTTTATCCGGGGCAGGGAAATCCACTTTGCTGCGCTCCATCAACCGACTTCACGAAATATCGGAGGGCGAAATCTGGATCGACGGACAATCGATCACCAAGGCCAAGGGTGCGCAGCTGCGTCAAATTCGCCGCGGCATCGGAATGATCTTCCAGAGCTTTAATTTAGTGAAGCGTTCCAGTGTGCTGCGAAATGTCCTGGCAGGGAGAGTGGGCTATCATTCCACGCTTCGCACTATCCTGGGACTGTTCCCCGAGAAGGACGTGGATCTGGCGTTTCGCGCCTTGGATCGCGTCAATATCGTAGAGAAAGCTTATTCACGCGCGGACGAGCTGTCCGGAGGACAGCAGCAGCGCGTAGCCATAGCACGAGTGTTGGCGCAGGAAGCCAACATCATTCTGGCGGACGAGCCTGTGGCTTCGCTGGATCCGCTGACGACCAAGCAAGTGATGGATGACTTGAAAAAAATCAATCAGGAGCTTGGCATTACGACCATCGTCAATCTGCATTTTGTTGATCTCGCACGCGAATACGCCACACGCGTCATCGGTTTGCGTGCAGGCGAAGTCGTGTTCGACGGGCCGGTAGAAGAAGCGACGGATGAGCGGTTCTCCGAAATATATGGCCGCCCGCTTCAGGCTGACGAGCTGCTCGGGGAGATGGCGATATGA
- the phnE gene encoding phosphonate ABC transporter, permease protein PhnE, protein MTTAPVRQANPQPERKRPQPPSRTKHYLTAVLLLLLVWGSAWKTESTLSELVRGAPNMLDLIKEMFPPDWGYVERIMPAMLDTIRMAIVGTTIGAVLAIPVAVLCASNVIRTVWIYYPVRMLLNLIRTIPDLLLASLFVAIFGLGLVSGIFALAVFSIGLIAKLTYEAVETIDSGPLEAMTAVGANRMQWIAFGVVPQVMAHYTSYVLYTFEINVRAAAILGLVGAGGIGHYYEVTLGFLQYDRTNTIILFTLVVVLAIDFISMKARERLL, encoded by the coding sequence ATGACGACCGCGCCAGTCCGTCAGGCGAATCCGCAGCCGGAAAGGAAGCGGCCGCAGCCGCCAAGCCGAACCAAGCATTATTTGACAGCTGTCCTGCTGCTTCTGCTCGTGTGGGGAAGTGCCTGGAAGACCGAATCGACCTTGAGCGAGCTGGTGCGGGGCGCTCCGAATATGCTGGATCTGATCAAGGAGATGTTTCCGCCCGATTGGGGATACGTGGAAAGAATTATGCCCGCCATGCTGGATACGATCCGGATGGCGATAGTCGGCACAACGATTGGCGCGGTGCTGGCTATTCCGGTGGCAGTGCTCTGCGCCTCAAATGTAATCAGAACCGTTTGGATCTATTATCCGGTCCGCATGCTGCTCAACCTGATCCGAACGATTCCCGATTTGCTGCTGGCCTCTTTGTTCGTTGCCATCTTCGGTCTTGGTCTTGTATCTGGCATATTCGCGCTCGCTGTGTTCTCCATCGGGCTCATAGCCAAACTGACCTACGAGGCAGTGGAGACGATCGACAGCGGTCCGCTGGAGGCGATGACGGCCGTCGGGGCGAACCGGATGCAATGGATTGCCTTCGGGGTTGTGCCGCAGGTGATGGCCCATTATACCTCCTATGTGCTGTATACATTCGAGATCAATGTGCGCGCAGCCGCGATTCTCGGATTGGTCGGAGCAGGCGGGATTGGGCATTATTATGAGGTAACGCTTGGCTTCCTGCAGTATGACAGGACGAATACCATTATCCTGTTCACGCTGGTCGTCGTCCTGGCCATTGACTTCATCAGCATGAAAGCACGGGAGAGGCTGCTATGA
- the phnE gene encoding phosphonate ABC transporter, permease protein PhnE, producing the protein MNKAWSERVAKPRKNWPLRWLLILGLGALYIWAFSGIPFNGFKETAAQIVRAILAGIFSPDWDYVYLPDGEDLLRGLLDTLAIAILGTFISTLLCIPFAFWASSRKGKPGVITGTGKFVLSFIRTFPEIIMAILFIKAVGPGAFAGVLALGLNSIGMQGKLFSEEIENIDKGPLESLVASGANRLQILWYAVIPQVLPGFLSYTLYRFEINVRSATILGVIGAGGIGTPLIFALSTRNWDRVGIILLGIIIMVTLIDLLSGYLRKKIV; encoded by the coding sequence ATGAACAAAGCATGGAGTGAACGGGTTGCGAAACCCCGTAAAAACTGGCCGTTGCGTTGGCTGCTTATTCTCGGGCTTGGCGCACTCTATATATGGGCTTTCTCCGGCATTCCCTTCAACGGGTTCAAGGAAACAGCCGCACAAATTGTGCGCGCCATTTTGGCCGGTATTTTTTCGCCCGACTGGGATTATGTCTATTTGCCTGATGGAGAGGACCTGCTTCGCGGCCTGCTGGATACTCTTGCCATTGCCATACTCGGTACTTTTATCTCGACCTTGCTGTGCATTCCATTCGCGTTCTGGGCTTCCTCGCGCAAAGGCAAACCCGGCGTCATAACAGGGACGGGGAAGTTTGTGCTAAGCTTTATCCGAACCTTCCCTGAAATTATAATGGCGATTCTGTTCATCAAAGCGGTTGGACCCGGCGCCTTCGCGGGCGTGCTGGCGCTCGGGCTGAACTCGATTGGCATGCAAGGCAAGCTGTTCTCAGAAGAAATCGAGAATATTGACAAAGGTCCGTTGGAGTCTCTGGTTGCCTCTGGAGCGAATCGGCTGCAAATCCTGTGGTACGCGGTTATTCCCCAAGTGCTTCCCGGCTTTCTGTCCTATACGCTGTACCGGTTCGAGATTAATGTAAGATCTGCCACAATCCTCGGGGTCATAGGCGCCGGGGGCATCGGCACACCGCTTATTTTCGCGCTCAGTACCCGCAACTGGGATCGTGTAGGCATCATTCTGCTCGGCATCATCATTATGGTGACGCTTATTGATCTGCTATCCGGCTATTTGCGCAAGAAAATTGTATAG
- a CDS encoding carbohydrate ABC transporter permease, translating into MAELTTSKPSSRGFFRRKKKSDENNLAGYLFISPWLIGFLLLTLWPITQSFYLSLTDYPLIADPNWVGTENYKRIFTSDDTFIKSLKVTFTFVFIAVPLKLAFSLGVAMLLNRSMRGLNAYRTMIYFPSIIGTSVAVSVLWRNMFGVDGYINGVLSWFGVQGMGWISHPDTALGTLILLDTWQFGSTMVIFLAGLKQIPQEMYEAASVDGAGKIRKFFSITIPMLSPVMFFNLVLQTIQSFQMFTAVFVITQGGPVNSTYVYAYFLYEKAFRHFQMGYASALAWILLVIVAILTAINFLASRYWVFYESGGRK; encoded by the coding sequence ATGGCTGAATTAACGACGTCCAAGCCGTCGAGTCGAGGTTTTTTTCGCAGAAAAAAGAAATCAGACGAAAATAACCTGGCCGGATATTTATTTATCTCGCCGTGGCTGATAGGCTTTCTCTTGTTGACGCTTTGGCCTATTACACAATCATTCTATTTGTCCTTAACCGATTATCCGCTTATCGCTGATCCGAATTGGGTCGGAACGGAGAATTACAAACGGATTTTCACATCGGACGATACATTTATCAAATCGTTGAAAGTTACCTTCACATTTGTTTTCATCGCTGTACCCTTGAAGCTTGCTTTCTCGCTGGGCGTGGCGATGCTGCTCAACCGTTCGATGCGTGGCTTGAACGCATACCGTACCATGATCTACTTCCCGTCGATTATCGGCACGAGCGTCGCAGTTTCTGTTCTGTGGAGAAACATGTTCGGTGTCGATGGCTACATCAACGGCGTGCTTAGCTGGTTCGGCGTTCAGGGCATGGGCTGGATATCCCATCCCGATACAGCGCTTGGAACGTTGATTTTGCTGGATACGTGGCAGTTTGGTTCCACGATGGTTATTTTCTTGGCAGGCCTCAAGCAGATTCCGCAAGAAATGTACGAAGCGGCGTCGGTTGACGGTGCTGGCAAGATTAGAAAGTTTTTCAGCATCACGATCCCAATGCTGTCGCCGGTTATGTTCTTCAACTTGGTGCTTCAAACGATTCAATCGTTCCAAATGTTTACCGCTGTTTTCGTTATTACACAGGGCGGACCGGTAAACTCGACTTACGTGTATGCTTACTTCTTGTACGAGAAGGCATTCCGACATTTCCAGATGGGTTACGCTTCAGCGCTTGCCTGGATATTGCTGGTCATCGTCGCTATCCTAACTGCTATCAACTTCCTAGCATCACGCTACTGGGTATTCTACGAGTCAGGGGGGAGAAAATAA
- a CDS encoding carbohydrate ABC transporter permease — MKYLFPRIANHAFMILFSFIMLYPVFWWIGASLKTVPEMSLPTIWPSEPMWSNYTEGWQFSRKYTFAHFFKNNLIMEFFNVIGGIICSSLVAFGFARVKFKFQNILFGILLLTMMLPMQVTIVPQYILYNTFGFVDSYVPLILPHFIGGSAFFIFLVVQFIRGIPRDLDEAAKIDGASIFGIYYRVILPLIKPALVTVAIFTFIWSWDDFFAQVLYLSSVDNFTVGLALRMFIDQFDIQWGQLLAMSLLSIVPSTIIFFLAQKHFVEGIATTGLKG, encoded by the coding sequence ATGAAATACTTATTCCCCAGAATTGCTAATCATGCGTTTATGATACTTTTCTCTTTCATTATGCTGTATCCGGTCTTCTGGTGGATCGGTGCATCGCTGAAGACGGTGCCGGAGATGAGCTTGCCGACCATTTGGCCTTCGGAGCCAATGTGGTCCAACTATACGGAAGGCTGGCAATTCTCCAGAAAATATACGTTTGCTCACTTTTTCAAAAACAACCTGATCATGGAGTTCTTTAACGTCATAGGCGGAATTATCTGTTCTTCCCTGGTAGCCTTCGGCTTCGCCAGAGTGAAGTTCAAGTTCCAGAACATCCTGTTTGGCATCCTGCTTCTCACGATGATGCTGCCGATGCAAGTAACCATTGTACCGCAGTACATCCTTTATAACACTTTCGGTTTCGTAGACAGCTATGTACCTTTGATCCTTCCGCATTTCATCGGGGGGAGTGCATTCTTCATCTTCTTAGTGGTACAATTTATTCGCGGGATTCCGCGAGATCTGGATGAGGCGGCAAAAATCGACGGCGCTTCCATATTCGGCATTTACTACAGGGTTATCCTGCCGCTGATCAAGCCGGCTTTGGTTACGGTCGCGATCTTTACCTTCATCTGGAGCTGGGACGATTTCTTCGCCCAGGTGCTGTACCTGAGCTCGGTTGATAACTTCACGGTCGGCTTGGCCTTGCGAATGTTCATTGACCAGTTCGATATTCAATGGGGACAATTGCTCGCTATGTCCTTGCTGTCTATCGTACCTTCCACGATTATATTTTTCCTCGCACAGAAACATTTTGTCGAGGGGATTGCAACAACTGGCCTAAAAGGCTAA
- a CDS encoding extracellular solute-binding protein → MKKTWSKSLALLMLAFMLVLGACSSNSGSGSGGSGGSGGSGDAGGDVELTFMWWGPEERHQATLAAIDIYEEQTGVFFETEQLSWDGYWQKLPTLAASKSMTDVLQMDAAYINDYVARGTLADLSDIDLSGIVDDAVIENLKINGKLYGIPLSQNSQGMAFNKAALEEYGIDTPQVGWSWDEYFEWGRQAKAKLPDGKFAIGDPTQNWDWYNWYQTGNGGAPLFSPDGLEFNLDKDLFVQWHQTHADLRAEGIIPPPEKTLSFLENDPTADPMASGTVMTRGATTGSVNALEQMMPGQVDVINIPVGEAGGGWAQSTIFLSISADSPNLEEAKKFVKWFITDQEAGQALGMTRGIPISPEIYEILEPSMTDADRLGKKIYDISVPTALPFFAIAAGYTEWVDTYKSTIEGVMFGQTTIEQAYEKMNELGERIAEQNAAKQ, encoded by the coding sequence ATGAAAAAGACTTGGTCGAAAAGCTTGGCGTTGTTGATGCTTGCTTTCATGCTCGTGCTTGGAGCTTGCAGCAGCAACAGCGGCTCCGGATCTGGCGGTTCTGGCGGATCTGGCGGTTCCGGAGATGCCGGCGGTGATGTAGAGCTTACTTTCATGTGGTGGGGGCCTGAAGAAAGACATCAGGCTACACTTGCAGCAATCGACATCTATGAAGAGCAAACAGGCGTATTCTTCGAAACCGAACAACTGTCTTGGGACGGTTATTGGCAGAAGCTTCCTACACTCGCTGCATCGAAGTCCATGACTGACGTGCTGCAAATGGACGCTGCTTATATTAATGACTATGTAGCACGCGGTACGCTGGCAGATCTGTCGGACATCGATCTGTCCGGTATTGTAGACGATGCCGTTATCGAGAACTTGAAAATCAACGGCAAGCTGTATGGTATCCCGCTGAGCCAAAACTCTCAAGGTATGGCTTTCAACAAAGCTGCATTGGAAGAGTATGGCATTGACACGCCACAAGTTGGCTGGTCTTGGGACGAGTACTTTGAGTGGGGCCGTCAAGCCAAGGCAAAGCTTCCTGATGGTAAATTCGCTATCGGCGATCCTACCCAAAACTGGGATTGGTACAACTGGTACCAAACTGGAAACGGCGGAGCGCCGCTGTTCAGCCCGGACGGCCTGGAATTTAACCTGGACAAGGACTTGTTCGTGCAATGGCACCAAACTCATGCTGATTTGAGAGCGGAAGGCATCATTCCTCCACCTGAGAAGACGCTGTCCTTCCTGGAGAATGATCCGACAGCCGACCCTATGGCTTCCGGTACAGTTATGACACGCGGCGCAACTACTGGCTCCGTTAACGCGCTCGAGCAAATGATGCCTGGGCAAGTAGACGTTATCAACATCCCTGTCGGCGAAGCTGGCGGCGGTTGGGCGCAATCGACGATCTTCCTGAGCATCAGTGCAGATTCGCCAAACTTGGAAGAAGCGAAGAAATTCGTGAAATGGTTCATTACGGACCAAGAAGCAGGCCAAGCACTTGGCATGACACGCGGTATTCCGATTTCTCCGGAAATTTACGAGATACTTGAGCCGAGCATGACTGACGCTGACAGACTTGGCAAGAAGATTTATGACATCTCTGTACCAACTGCATTGCCATTCTTCGCAATTGCAGCCGGATACACAGAGTGGGTGGACACTTACAAGTCTACAATTGAAGGCGTTATGTTTGGTCAAACAACCATTGAGCAAGCATACGAAAAGATGAACGAACTCGGCGAGCGGATCGCTGAGCAAAATGCAGCCAAACAATAA
- a CDS encoding extracellular solute-binding protein, which translates to MRIWKQAMLSFLVILLGAACSDRQGGDQIAAREKENLTLTIWHNWTGQDGKAAAMQALLRKYHAQHPNVELVDVGLLTDNYKTSLRTAAAADELPDLFVMWPGVMTKELELAGLIQPIDSILEFRPDWKDGFLPGALDSFTIDGHIYAVPMNLAPSSFLYYNQAIFDDYEVAVPSTWEELEAAVETFNEHGVIPIALGNTAPWVVQSTIFSTLANRITGTEWFEKAVAQDGAAFTDPIFVKALRFLQDFHAKEPFQDTYYSLNETQMADLFLNGEAAMFFNGGWAVSYLVEHAPKNMLENIHVTIMPPIEGGLGNPKSTSGIVGTGLGVNRKLSGEQLAAALELYYLLAGPEGQQATLDSNTLVSYNLALDESKAHPLFVELYQLVKQLDIHPVYDSRLSGAAAAALNNGLQELLSGAEPEEIALKIQQAHAEAVSMK; encoded by the coding sequence ATGCGGATCTGGAAACAAGCTATGCTTTCATTCCTCGTAATCCTGCTTGGCGCAGCTTGCAGTGATCGACAAGGGGGAGATCAGATCGCTGCACGAGAGAAAGAAAATCTAACTTTGACGATCTGGCACAATTGGACGGGGCAAGACGGAAAAGCGGCGGCCATGCAAGCGCTGCTTCGGAAATATCATGCGCAGCATCCGAATGTGGAGCTTGTGGATGTAGGCTTGCTTACAGATAATTATAAGACCAGCCTCAGGACTGCAGCCGCTGCCGACGAGCTGCCGGATCTTTTTGTGATGTGGCCTGGGGTCATGACGAAGGAACTGGAGCTTGCGGGCTTGATTCAACCGATTGATTCGATCCTTGAGTTCCGACCGGATTGGAAGGACGGCTTTTTGCCAGGGGCGCTGGATAGCTTTACGATCGATGGGCATATTTATGCGGTGCCGATGAATTTGGCTCCCAGCTCGTTCCTCTACTACAATCAAGCCATCTTTGATGATTATGAGGTAGCGGTACCCTCCACTTGGGAGGAGCTGGAGGCGGCTGTGGAGACCTTTAATGAGCATGGGGTGATTCCGATAGCGCTTGGCAATACGGCGCCCTGGGTCGTGCAGTCAACCATATTCAGCACGCTCGCCAACCGCATAACCGGGACGGAATGGTTTGAGAAGGCCGTAGCACAGGATGGTGCAGCATTTACCGATCCGATCTTTGTGAAGGCGCTTCGTTTCCTGCAGGACTTTCATGCGAAAGAGCCCTTCCAGGATACGTATTACAGCTTGAATGAGACTCAAATGGCCGATCTTTTCCTTAACGGAGAGGCCGCGATGTTCTTCAATGGCGGCTGGGCCGTGTCCTACCTTGTGGAGCACGCGCCTAAGAATATGCTGGAAAACATCCATGTCACGATTATGCCGCCGATTGAAGGCGGACTTGGCAATCCCAAGTCTACGTCCGGCATTGTTGGGACAGGCTTGGGTGTCAATCGCAAATTGTCGGGGGAACAGCTGGCGGCGGCGCTGGAGTTGTACTATTTATTGGCGGGACCGGAGGGCCAGCAGGCGACACTGGATAGCAACACGTTGGTCAGCTATAACCTTGCACTGGATGAAAGCAAAGCACATCCGCTATTCGTTGAGCTTTATCAACTGGTCAAGCAGCTCGATATTCATCCGGTTTATGACTCCAGACTCAGCGGCGCAGCGGCGGCAGCGCTCAACAATGGGCTGCAGGAGCTGTTATCAGGCGCCGAGCCTGAAGAGATAGCCCTGAAGATTCAGCAGGCTCATGCGGAAGCGGTCAGCATGAAATAG